Sequence from the Streptomyces sp. NBC_00358 genome:
ACATCTGTGGATGACGAAAATCAGCAGGTAGGACCGTTGGGAAGCGCTCGGACGGGTGTGGATCGCCCGTTCAGAACCGGCCGTCCTCGCAGCGCGCCAGCCAGTCCGAAGCCGCGGAGAACTCGCTGTCCGACGTCCCGGGCCGCAGCGGTGCCACGTCCTCCAGAGGTACACCGGCCCGCGGATACGAACCGAGGAAACGCACCTGGGGACAGATCCGCTTGAGGCCCATCAGCGCCTCGCCCACCCGGCGGTCGGTGATGTGGCCCTCGGCGTCCACCGAGAAGCAGTAATTCCCGATGCCCTGGCCGGTCGGGCGGGACTCGATCCGCATCAGGTTGACGCCGCGCACGGCGAACTCCTGAAGCAGTTCCAGCAGTGCGCCGGGGTGGTCGTCGCCGAGCCAGATGACGACGGACGTCTTGTCGGCGCCGGTCGGTGCGGCGGGCCGGGCCGGGCGGCCGACCAGCACGAAGCGGGTCTCGGCGTTGGCCGCGTCGTGGATCTCGGTCACCAGCGGTTCGAGGCCGTACGTCGCCGCCGCGAACTCGCCCGCGAAGGCCGCGTCGTACCGGCCCTCCTGGACCAGCCGGGCGCCGTCCGCGTTCGACGCGGCCGACTCCCACAGGGCGTCCGGCAGATGTGCGGCCAGCCAGTTGCGCACCTGGGGCTGGGCGACCGGGTGTCCGGTGACCGTCTTGACGT
This genomic interval carries:
- the pheA gene encoding prephenate dehydratase; its protein translation is MSATRYTYLGPEGTFTEAALRTLPEAATRELVPMVSVPAALDAVRGGKAAGALVPIENSVEGGVTATLDELAKGDQLMIYREVVLPIAFALLVRPGTALKDVKTVTGHPVAQPQVRNWLAAHLPDALWESAASNADGARLVQEGRYDAAFAGEFAAATYGLEPLVTEIHDAANAETRFVLVGRPARPAAPTGADKTSVVIWLGDDHPGALLELLQEFAVRGVNLMRIESRPTGQGIGNYCFSVDAEGHITDRRVGEALMGLKRICPQVRFLGSYPRAGVPLEDVAPLRPGTSDSEFSAASDWLARCEDGRF